The Caloenas nicobarica isolate bCalNic1 chromosome 8, bCalNic1.hap1, whole genome shotgun sequence genome contains the following window.
TCCTTTGTTCGAGACCTCAAGAGTAAGGATGGCTGCCCTCGCGTCCACTCCTGTAGCCGTGCTTGAGAGCAGAGACTCTTGCAGGAGCAGAACCATTGAGATCAGGGCAGGTCTTGGCAGAGGCTCTCCTGAGACGACTCGCTGAGCCTGCCAGGGACTTCATGGACGCTGTGGGGCTTCCCCCGTGGCCAACATGAGTGTGACGTCTGGTTTGGGCTGAGGGAGCTCAAAGCCCGCAGTCCCTGCGCCGAGGGAGGGCGGGAGGACCTGCATCTGTTGCAGCGCGTGCTGCGGCTgatccctccctctcctgcagAGATTGCCCCGCACATCCGCTTCGGCAGGCAAGAGGATGCACACGAGTTCCTCCGTTTCACCATCGATGCCATGCAGAAGGCCTGCCTGCCCAACTGTACCGAGTATGTGGGGCCTCTGATGGCCATCAGTGCTCTCGTCTGCTGGTCCCCTGTGCCAGTGGGAGGGGACTGTGGGGTGAATGCGTCCCCCAGGCTGGACCCGTGGAGGGGGGTGCTGACTCCAGGGTCTGGGGTGgatggctcagctctctgcccCTCCGTGACACAGCTATGGGCTGCTGTTTGCCTTCTCCTGACAACtccaccccagcacagctgcgATTCTGTCCCCAAATCCTGTGACTGGGGTGGGTTTGGATGCTGAGGACACAGCGGTGGCCGGTGGGGTGGCTGTTGGGGCGGGGCCGTGTGTGACCCGGTGCTGCTGTCTCTAGGTTGGATCGCCAGACCCAAGCCACTACCCTGATCCACCAGATCTTTGGCGGTTACCTGCGGTCCCGGGGTGAGTGCTGGCTGCCAGGGCCTGGGCCTGTGACTCTCAGGGCTGCTGTTTCCCCAAGAGCCTTGCAGTAACTTGGGAAGATCACTAAGCACATGCAAATTatccagagctgcagctggtcaGTCTTGCGGTACCTGTGGGTCCCACCAGCAAAGGAATCCACGTTGCCAGCTGTCCAGCAACATTTGCTATCCCAATACGTAGCGGAATTGCCAGGCTGTGAATGCTGGTGCTGCCTTCCCAGAGCCCAAACCCAGAGAGTCGGGGGGAACACGGCAGCTGCCTGCGCTGTGCCGGGGGGTTGGTGGGTGCCGCTGTTGTGCCAGGGTGTGCTGACTGCTCTTTCTCTTGCAGTGAAGTGCTTGATGTGCAAAGGAGTCTCGGACACCTTTGAGCCCTGTCTGGACCTGCCGGTGGAGATCACGGTACAGGGGCAGGGTTGCGTGGAGaggagctctgctctgcaggggatgttcctgcagctgcagcgtttctgctggaggctgtttAACCTGCCAGTGTCAGGCACGGTGCAGGCAAGAGGGAATCAGCTCTGTTGTTTCGCTGCCTCCTCTGTCTGGCCCTGACCTCTCCTCTGTCCTGGCAGCAAGCCGCAAATGTAGAGCAGGCACTGGAGCTGTTTGTGAAGCCAGACCTGCTGGGCGGAGAGAACGCCTACATGTGTGACAAGTGAGtgtgcggggctggggcgggaaggggcgggcggGTGTGCTGGTGGGAAGCAGGTGGGAAGCTGCAGTACGGGAGGGCTTCTCTACCTGCTCCACCGCTAAACCGTGAGGTACGCGGCTGTGAAGCCTGCGATGAAGCCTGTCACTCCTCATCTCTCTCCTCTTGTGACGGGGACCTGAGCCAGCAGATGTGGCCGTGAGCGGGTGCCCTGGAGCGGTACTCGCTCTCAGCAGGGTCATTTCTGTGGGGTTTGCcgctgtgccagggctggcaaGCATCTGGGTGTTGGTGGAACAGCGTGAATAGCTCGAGCTCTTCTTGTGCAGATGCAAGAAGAAAGTGTCGGCAACCAAACGCTTCACTATCCACCGAGCCCCCAACGTTCTCACGCTTGCTCTGAAGCGTTTTGCCGACTTCACTGGGGGCAAGATCACAAAGGTGAGCGCTCGGCAATCCAGAGCGGGGCTGTGTCCTGTCCCGAGGCCCTGCTGCCCAGAGCGGGGTGGGAGGTGGTTCTGTGCGCAGCACGAGCTCTACCGCAGTCCtgcagcccttccccagctgtgcgGTGCGGTGGGAGTTTGGCTCATCCCGGCATCTTCCTCACCgtgagctctgcctggagagAGCGGGTTCCCTCTCCCTCACGAGACGAGACTCGTaggacagctgagctgctcttgCCATCTGCTGTGCAGGCTCCTGAGACATCCTCTCTCCGCAGGACGTGGGCTACCCTGAGCTCCTCAACATCCGCCCATACACGTCCCAGACCAGCGGGGATCCTGTCATGTACGGGCTCTACGCGGTGCTGGTGCACTCGGGGTACAGCAGCCACGCAGGACACTACTACTGCTACGTCAAGGTGAGCTCAGGGTGCTGTCTTGGCACCCTCTCTGTGCTGCGGTCTGGTGGGTGCTCGAGGGTCCGCGTACTGCGCAGACAGGGGGGTGCTCAGCAGACACGCGTGGTGTGGAGTGCTGGGGTGTACGGGCTGTGCTCTGCCACAGGAAGCGTGGAGTTCTGCTCTCGCAGAGTCCCCTCGCCTGCCCGGGGCCgcctgggggttttggggagcggAGCTCTGCTGACGGGcgctgttcctgctgctcctcaggtCAGGAGCATCACTGGACACAGCCCGACCCCGTTCTCTTTCCTTCCGCAGGCCAGCAACGGGCAGTGGTACCAAATGAATGACAACGTGGTCCGCCCCAGTAACATCAAGGTGGTCCTTAACCAGCAGGCGTATGTGCTGTTCTACCTCAGGTGAGCatgccctgtgtccccagcccctctgcccctgctcagtgtgtgggacagggctggggacacgtgCCTGGGTGAGGGAAGGAGCTTGGTCCAGGTAGCCCCAGTGCCCACGTGCATGTGCTGGCTCGGGCGAGGGTGGCAGGGAGAGCTCCAGCCACCTCGTGGTTTTGCTGCAGATCAAGAGCTCCTCACCTCCTCAGACCTTCTGGCTCTTGCTTCTTGTGTGCAGCTATGACGAGTGTGTTCCAGTCGCTCAGACACTGGCAGTTAACGCGTGCccttctctgccttccccaggatCCCCAGCCCCGGGAAGAGCTCAGAGGGTCCCATTTCCAAAGCTGCCTCCAGCCTGCCTGGCCGCATCAAGCTGCCTTCTGGGTCACCGTCACCCAAGCTGGCCCTGAAAGGCAGAAACGCAGCTGCAGCGTTTCCCGGTGACGCAGCCCAGAGGCCCAAGAAGCCGCTCTCGTCGCAGCTGCCAGTCGCGCCCAGAGCGGTTCCAGGACTTTGTGGCCCCAGTAACACCAGCGGGGCCAAAGCGCAGGTTCCCCGGAAGCGCTGCTGGGAGCCCAGGCCCCTGCCCGCCTCCCCCAGGCTGCCGGAGCCCATCCCCGGCCAGGAGCCGTGGGGCAGCGGGGAGAACACCGGGACACCGGGAAGGGACTCTGGTGGCAgcgctgctgccagcctggtgCTGGCAAAGCTGAAAGCCTTCTTGTCGGCCAGTGCTGCTTcgcagcccagcagcaccatggCATCACCACCGGCCAAGAAGCTGGCGCTTTCCGACAAATAGGTGAGTCTGAGCTTCTGCCCAGAGACTTCAGTAGGTGCCTCGTGCCTCCGGAGCCGGGGCTTGTGTTGGGGAGTGTAGGAATGATGCTGGGTACCTTGCTAAGCAGGAGGTGGGTGGGGAGAGCCCTTcagccccagggctctgccctccctctgGGTCGGGCTGCGGGGCCAGGCCCCCGCTGTTGTTCCCATccctgggagaggctggagaatTGGCTGCTGCCTTCTTGCTCAGGACGGAGGGGTGGCTGCGCCAGTCCCTGGAGCGGGGCGGCCTCGCCAGCCTTCTCAGGGTAGCATGTCCCCTGTGGTGATGGGAGCTGGTGATGCCACAGATGGAGGCTGCAGAGTCACCTCCTCCCCGGGCAGCGGCTGGACCGGCTCTCTGGGCGCTGCTGTGCAGCCGGGGCTCAGGACGGTGCGCTGGGGGTTCTGTTCTTAaagtttccttcattttttcctttctgcttctatATGGAAAACACTTCTGATTCTTCTTCTACTACCCCACTTCTACTTCCCCACTTCCCCCTGTCTGtgtcttttcccctcccctttctctGGGctcccctttttgttttctcctcttggCTCATGGAAACCTCTTTTATTTAGACCACCaaggaaggagagcagaaggGCCCACCGTGCACGTCCTCACCCAGAACGTgctggccagccctgccccacaAACACCACCCGCCCCAACTCCACTCTGGGGCATTTGGGCAAGTCGAGGTAAGCGGCGCCAGTCGCCGTGGGGCCGGCACAGCTCCCGGGAACCAGGGGGAGCCCAGCGTGGTGGAGGAGCTGCTCAGGAACTCCCTGGACAAGGCTTACGGCAAACAAGGTCACTCCTGCTCCCTTGGGCGGGGAACAGCCCCAGCGTCCCCTGTGCGCTGcccgggctgcggggcagcACTGCGCCGGGCTCCTGCTGACCGCGCGGCTCCGCAGTCCTGAGCTGGGAGGGGGAGAGCTCGGCCGTCAGCCAGGACGCCGTACGGGACGCAGCGTGGGCCTGCAGCGAGACCGTCCTCGACGAGTGGGATGAGGAGCTTGACAGGGAAAGGTGGGTGCCGGCCATggcctgggctgggggggcagaggaCTCTGCACTCTGACCCCAGGAGCCTTCCTGCCTCCTCACAGGTAGAGAAGCTCCTCTGTGCCTCTGCCCGGGACTGCTGGAGCAGCCCCTCAAGCCCCAGCCTGGAGCTCAAGGCTCGGGGGGGCTCCTGGAAAGTGCCTGCGGATCGTCCCTGCTGCCGCCGGTTCCTGTGCTGCCCCGGCCCGCAATGGGAGCACCGGGGCCAATCTCTGTCCCGGCCGGGGCCgctcagcccctcctgccgCTGCCCGGCCAGGACTGACCTCCCGCCCTGCGCCAGGCGCAGCGGAGCCGTTTGGTTCCCGGGCCCCACGCTGGGTCCCTGTGGGGCCGGGACGCTGCCGCCGGGACACTGCGCCATAAACTGGAGCGTTCCCTCGTTAACCAGCTGCgctgggctggcaggacagCGGGAGGAGCCACGGGAAGGATCccaggctggaacagctctgctgggaggaacGGCTGAGACAGAGTCCTCAGGACTTGTACAGCTAATGGGGGAACTTTCAGTCAGATACTTGATggtgaagatttcaaagaagatttcataaaggagggtttttttctttcaaagttgttttccatcatttttcagtgtatagAAGAAGTGATAGCAGCATTCTACAATGGATATTGATCCGGGGGTTCTCCTGAAGACATCcggacaggcaggagaacagtcccttgaggctggacattGGATGGACGACTTTGCCCCTCACCCCCCGCGATCTCACCtgttccctcattggccacctgggacttaAAATAACCCAGCCTAAGAAACACTACCTAAACCAAGCTACCTCAAAACCAACTCAGCCAAACAGCCTGAACCAATGTAAACAGAACCTGAAGCTAACCTAAACAATGCACATGAGACCTGCCTAACTCAAGCTACCTAAAAACACATACATGCACCAACCTACCTGAACCACCTACTGAAAAGAACTGACCTAAAACACCCAACCTTAAAATAACCTAAACAGCCTAAATGTCATGACCTAaagcaacctaaaccaaacaacctatACCAAATGTTCTAAAGCTACCAAACagtccttaaaaaacaaactaaataggaaaaggaaaattaatctAAGGCAGAGGTTATGATGTGCAATTTTACTAACGATCCTCCTCAGGCCTTCCAAGAGCGTTTAGTGCCTTGGGGGCATTGCGAAGGTAATTCATGAATCTCTGTGACAGACCTCGGGACACACAGGGGTAGTTTTGGGGGTGAATCTGGGGGATTTgagggggttggggacacacCGGTGAGGAAGGTGACAGCGCTGTGCCAGGCAGCCGTGGCGCCAACGGGCTGGCTGAGGCCGAGGGGGTGCGGGGCCAAGGGGGCCCCGTCCAGCCGCAGGTGCTTCACCTGGCCCTGCTCTCTGTGTAAAGATGGGGGTCGGGGGCTGAATTTGGGGGTGTACCCCTCAGTGCCCCACACACCCCAAGGTGTCCCCCCAAACCTGTGAGCAGCAGAAGGGTCAACACGGGCTCCGTGCCGGGGATGAGCACTTGTGGAAGCGGCTGGAAGGAGGGAAGCTGACGTGAGAGGCCCGCTGGGTGTTGGGGGGTCAGACACCTCCGGGGTGTCGCGCTGCTCCTACCGTGTGGACGTGGGTGGGCTCCTCATGGGGgtcacctgtggggaggaggggacacTCGTCCAGCGTAGCAGTGACATCATGGGCCAAAGCGGGGGCAGGGAAGGGTCGGGTGGGAGTGGTTTGGAGAGGGGTGGGAGAGCGGAAGGGGGTCAGGGTCTGGGTCTGCTCGGCCTGGGGGCGATGGTGGGAGGCGCCGAATTCACCTTCAGTACCCAAGGATTTTTTCCTGATCTTGTGCTGACCGTCGACATTGGACTGCACGTGATCAGCTTTTGTTACAAAGCTTGCAGCCACTTCTTCTTTGGTAGAAATGGCTTCAGAAGCTGATGGAGTGAACAGATGTTCAACCTCATGGCTAAAGCTGGAAGGAACCTTCCTGGACTCTCCCCAGGCAAACAGCTTCCATCGCTGCCGTTCCCAAAAGAATGTTTCTGATATCCAGGGGCACTGCACAagataaaaccacatttttcacttgaaaaagtCCATCTAGAAGATGAGTGTTGGGAGCAAAATCCCCTGAAGTAAAAAACTGGTGGCTACTGGAAAACTCTGAAAGACATTCCCTTTAGCAACCTGTTATTACACCTTCCGCAGCTCCCAGAGAAGgcggttttgtttggttttgttttttctctctcttctgcaatTATTGCATtaaaacccacccccaacaCATCTGTCTCCCTCCACGTGCTGCTCTGAATCAcagcaaaagccaaaaccaCTGGATTTGCTCACCCCCAGCTAGAAAAAAGTAAACACCTGGATTCCTGTCTCTCTCCCAAAGAGCTGATGGTAGAAGTTACGTTCCCACATCCTAGGATGGAAAAAATGGAACGAGGAATAGGAAAAGCATTCCagacaatggaagaaaaaataaaaggaaaaacattctaTGAAGCCAGGGAGTGTTGGTCTCCTCTGCCAGGTAGCAAGTTTACAGAGGAGGGCTGATTAAAGTCTGGCTGGAGACACTGGTCAAAAGTCCAAAAAACCTCCCCAGCCTCCAACCTACATAAGACCTTTAAGAATTCCCCTCATGCCAGCAAACTttcataaaaaacccaaaccgaaacaaaacaaaaatctaaacaaaacgAACCAAACACTCTccaacaaacaaaagcacacaGGCACAAAAACActcttgaaaaaacaaaaagcagaaattgcaGAAGCTGAATCTTTTCAGGCGCTCCGTGTCTGCACATGCACACGCTATTTTGTAGTGCACGGTGAACGTATTTCTGTGATAGAATCGAGCAATAAGTCTGAAGTGCCtccccacctccttcccctgacAAGAGTTACCATTCCACTTGCACTATTCACTCTCcccaaatgtttttcttcctgcagcagtCCATCTCTTCAACTGGTGTCTGTCCACATGGATGTGTAtgtgcacacacgtgtgtgGGTTGAGCAGCCAACAGGAGCGCTCAGCATTTGTCTCTCGCAGAACAAGTTCTGTGCCTGTGCAGTTTCTTTCCTGGATTGTCCTGAACACTCTGAGCACTCGGCAGCACCGGCCCCTCCCCAGGAGCTGAACAATCTGCCCCGGGGGCGAGAGAGCGGGAGTGCGGGGCTGGCGGAGCCGGCGGCAGCTCTGCCCGCGCTGCGGAGGCAGCGCCAGGTGCGGGATCAGCTGCGGGGCGGCTGCACACGGGGATGAGCaaggccgggccgcgccgccctCCCCCGGGCCTGCGGGGGACACGGCCGGGGGGGTCGCACCACAGAGTGCCCAGAGAACGGCTgccccggggccgctcccgaGGGGCAAGGGATGGGAcgagaggaaaaaagatgacaACGCATTTTAGTCAGATTAGCAAAGCCCTCCAGGACTATCTCGAGGTAACTCGGGGCAATTTTTGGAATCCTGAATATCCTCCGGGCACCAAGTGTGTCTGCTCCTGTATCTTCCACTGGGTTCTAGTGCAGCTCTTAAAAATGGAGGAAtctattttcaaggaaaaaaaaaggcaaaaggcagttTTATTAATAACAAGAATCTTGTGTGAATTTGAGTGCAGTTATCTCAAGAGACAAACTTAGCATTatattttgccttgttttcttaggttaaaaatgtgaagaagcACGGCTTTCCattattctcttttattttttctgagaacAACAGTTTAGGTGTAAAGACAATCAGTAAAACACACAGAATCACCAGTTCGGCTCTTCAGACTGCTCACGGAAGTGCTTCAGTATCGACTCGGACACGTCCGAGCCCTGAAGCGATTAgggatttgttttttcattgctCTGTGGCTGAACAAGGAGGGGAACCACCAGTCCAgcacaggaaggagaaaaggattgCAAGGGAGTCTGGTGGTTTCATAGAGGCTGAGGATGAGGCCGATTTCCAAAGGTGTTTCTGTTCCAAGGTTTTGAAACACCTTTGAGAACCAGCCCCGTTAACGGAGATGCTGGAGCAGTGTGCACACCAGCAGTGTGCTGGTGTGAGATGGTGATGGGAACGGGCAAACACgcttctccccagctgctgacGGCTGCTGCTTTGGGTGGGATTTTGCAAAGCTGCGCTCGAGCGGCCTGCGTAAGGTTGCTCTAGATCCATTTTCTTGTTGCAGCTTCCCTTCTGTCTGTGCTGTGTGTTCAGCTGGTGTTTCAGACACTCGCTGGGCACACACAGCACAGGCAAAAGCCCAGCTGGGTTCTTGTGTGCAAAATCCTACTCGCTTTCTGCCGACCCGATCTTGACACAGCTTGTACGAGCGTTCTTGTCCTGGGCTTTTCTTCTTGGGCAGAGGCCATTCAGGCCATGAGGACAGATGTCCTTTGCAGACTGAGAGACACGAGTGCTGTGGTTTATCCTAGAGCTGGAAACAGGTATTTTTAGAGGCCTTTGCTCAGGGCAGGTCTGAGTTTTCCATTGGTGTCGCTACTTCATCCTGTTTGTGACTAAACCCAACCCAGCCTgtgctcctctcctctcatcccttctctttccttccaacaggGTGGCCCAATCAACTTTGAGAAGAGGTGAAGGGTAAGTGGAAAGTTGACTATTCTGTGATCTTCAGTTTCCTGATGCTCTCTGCTAGAGCGTTCTCTTGGCGAGGCCTGTTGTCTTTGCTCAGGTGTATCCAACAGCTGCTCATTTTAATGCAATTTGTGAGGAAGGAACAATCCCTGGCACGCTGTGAACGGAACCTCTGCCAGGCTACGAGGGGTGGCACAGGAAGAGAAATTCCGTTTAGATGTGGGCAGCAGgggaagaggagctgcagggcactCGCTGCCACGGGATTTACGTCTGGGGCGGCACATTCCCCCTGTTTGGTGTTCATGGGAACACGTTACACgtgtgtgttctgtgtgctgGGTGTGAATCAGACCTGCTGGTGTGAGACCTTTGCTTTCCAGAAGATGCAGTTTGTAACCATCTTCCTTCTGGTGCAGTAAATACTTGTGGGTAAAAGGTGCAGAGAGCGAACCAGGAACCTGGGACCGAGAAATCAAGGCTCTGTTATTCCTTCCAGCCTGAGTCTTGTTGATCAGAGATCAGTAGCAGCAAAGGTGCCGGGGTTTCCTCTGTCCGGGTGAAGCCGTGCCAGATCTCGGCTCTGAGGTCTGGAAGCAGATGTGGTTTGGCGATGATGGAGccgttttcttccctcagctgctcccagctccacaaACCACTGCTTGGACTTGCCTTGTGTGCAAAACCGCATGGTCCAGGGTACTCATGAGATACACGAGCTGCTCCGTGCTCATGGGTCCAGCTTcacacaagcagcagcagagctgaaccGCGCTGAGTGCTCAGCTCCACTCCGGCGTCTTGATTCTATAACCTGCTCTGACATGTGAGGGCTTCATAAGAATTATTTTGGCCAAGCGTGTGTGCAAGCGGAGTTAGGGAAGAGCAGCACATTGCACTCACACATTAGGGGCAGCGTTTTATGTTCCTCTGCTGCAAGTGTGAGTGCACAACGTGCAGTACTGGGGAGGATCAGGCTCTGCTTTCATTGCAGGCACCCCTTGTTATTTCCTTTGCTTAGTGCCTGAGAACCACCCACGTACAGAGCGTGATTCCTCTCTTGGCGCTGCTCTGGCCAGCGCAGGGGTGAGCGGGAAGGGTGAGCTGCAGAATTGCACTGCTTGCAAAACAGATTCCTGAAATAGTCAGTTCTTCAACTGAACTGAACCTCAGGTCAAACTCAGTTTGGCCTGGATCTGTTGCTGCATGTGTTTAGTATATGAATGagtctggctttatttttctaattagaattcctattttgttatttgttttcttaggaGTTTGAAGTAATCACACAAATTAACCTCTTGCAAACTTCACGTCACAGCTATTGCATGActccaaacaaaaaattcctCCATCGgttcaggaggcagcagcatttAAGTGATGAAGAGAGTCAGGGTCTCAGCCCAGCTGGcgaagcagcttttcttcccccGCAGGCAGGTTCTCTCAGCCTTGAGCTCTgcgctgccaggagctgccacacgctgctgctcctggagagTGGAAACACACATGGGCAGAGCTGCGTTCCTCCTTGTGGGGATGCAAGCCTCTGTGAAGTGGGAATAACCCAAGGTTTCTCAAATTTCTTGGATATTGCTACTTGAAGATATCTAACTAATAGTATTCTCTATTCTGCAGTTTCCGTCTTTCACGAGaggctgaagcagctgctgacaCGAGCATCACGTTGACCAAATATCGGAAGAGCGTGGTGAAGAGGTTCAGCCTGTGAGTACGACGGGGTAAGGGCGGTTTGGTGTGTTGATGTGAACCAGAATAAATCAAACAAGCAGTGTGTACTCACTTCACCAGCCAACAAACCTGGCTGGGGATCCAGAGCACTGCAGTACTGTAAGGAGACACCAACAGCTAGAAATACGTATTTCTGCCTGAAGTTGTCCCTTTCTATTGGTAGAAGCAGTCAGGGGATTATTAGTGATTAAAGACAGTAGAAATTAGCCTGAAGGATCAGAAAAAAGGAACAACTTAAATGCTGGATTATGAATTCAATATCTACTGTGTAATAACTGGACCACtgtccatcatctttgccaagtcttgggaaacgggagaggtgcctgaggactggaggaaagcaaatgtcacttcaaaaagggcaagaaggaggacctgggcaactatagaccggtcagcctcacctccatccctgggacagtgatggaacaccttatccttggtgccatcttaagacatctCAAaaataagagggtcatcaggggcagtcaacatggcttcaccaaggggaaatcatgcttgaccaacctcatagccttttatgaagacataacaaggtggattgatgagGGCAGAGgagtggatgtggtctaccttgacttgagtaaagcatttgacaccgtctcccacagcatcctcacggctaaactgaagaagtgtggactggacgatagggtagtgaggtggactgcaaactggctgaaggaaagaggccagagagtcgtggtcaatggggcagagtctggttggaggcctgtatctagtggagtgcctcaagggtcagttctgggaccagtattattcaatatattcatcaacgacttggatgagggaattgagtgtactatcagcaagtttgctgatgacaccaagctgggaggagtggctgacatgccagcaggctgtgctgccatccagtgagatctggacaggctagagagttgggcagggaaaaatttaatgaaacataataagggaaaatgtagagtcttacatctgggcaggaaccaccccaggttccagtataggttggggaatgacctattagagagcagtgtaggggaaagggacctgggggtcctggcggacagcaggatgagcatgagccagcactgtgcccttgtggccaagaaggccaatggcatcctggggtggattagaaggggggtggttagtaggtcgagagaggttctccttcccctctactctgcctttgtgagacctcatctggaatattgtgtccagttctgggcccctcagttcaagaaggatagggaactgctggagacagtccagcacagggccacaaagatgctgaagggagtggagcatctcccttatgaggaaaggctgagggagctgggtccctttagcttggagaagaggagactgaggggtgacctcattaatgtttataaatatataaagggtgggtgtcacgaggatggagccaggctcttctcggtggcaaccaacagtaagacaaggggtaacgggttcaagctggaacaccggaggttccacttaaatttgagaagaaacttcttctcagtgagggtgacagaacactggaacaggctgcccagggaggttgtggagtcttcttctctggagacattcaaaacctgcatgggcgccttcctgtgtaacctcccctaggtgttcctgctctggcagggggattggactggatgatcttttgaggacccttccaatccctaacattctgtgtttctgtgattctgtgaacttccCCGAATGCAGTAGCAAAACAGAGTATATCAGGATCAAGTCTAATTTGCTTTACACATACAAACAATTTCCTTTGCCGCTCCTTGaaatttccttgccttgcatttaGTGTGGGAGAGGGAGAGTTGCCTGTAATTGACACTTTCTTGTGATCATCTCTTTGTGTGCATGTCTGGTTAGACTCTTAGAGAGAAACTGGTACCTGTGGCACCTTTATTGAGTCAATAGAATTTGCAGCAGGTGCTGAATTTGCCTTTTGAAAATCTTTGCCCGGCGTGTGGCCAAGCGTTACCTCTCATGTGCTGTTTCGCTTCTGGTCACTGAGTATTTTGAGCTGCCTCGTGTCAGAGGGACCAGGAGCCCTCAGGGGAGCAGCTGCCATGGCTCTGGCTTGTCCCTCGTCCCTTGGAGTGTGAACACTTCAGGTTCAGCATCAATCATTTCCTGACAAGTGAGCCTGACAGTTAACAGACCGACGAGGAGTCTCGTTTGTGACATTCAGCATTAGCTCTGACTTTGGCCTTGCAGTTGGCGGGGACGCCAGGCCAGGAGGGATTTGTGCTAGTGAGTAACAAACCCCGTAAACAACAgggaggaaatgaaaacaatagaCCACTCGAGAAAACACAGCAATACGTGAGATTTTTGAAGCAAGTGACagctttgctcagcccagccctgttCTGCTTTCCCTCGCCGCCGTTacgctttcttttctctcccaggcCGTTCCTGGGCT
Protein-coding sequences here:
- the LOC135991491 gene encoding ubiquitin carboxyl-terminal hydrolase 36-like, encoding MAGTAKLRELPSARRDAGEAGALGRLLATSAKKVLLRKIEFEPASRGFSGQPELPRAKYLLLKPRSEPAEHPRGAEEGQAGKQGSDRTPGGHGHCVPAPRKVLFPAQRLAVKWQRVQRIGAGLLNLGNTCFLNATLQCLTYTPPLANYLLSKEHGRSCHQSGFCMMCVMQNHVMQAFANSGSVIKPVSFVRDLKKIAPHIRFGRQEDAHEFLRFTIDAMQKACLPNCTELDRQTQATTLIHQIFGGYLRSRVKCLMCKGVSDTFEPCLDLPVEITQAANVEQALELFVKPDLLGGENAYMCDKCKKKVSATKRFTIHRAPNVLTLALKRFADFTGGKITKDVGYPELLNIRPYTSQTSGDPVMYGLYAVLVHSGYSSHAGHYYCYVKASNGQWYQMNDNVVRPSNIKVVLNQQAYVLFYLRIPSPGKSSEGPISKAASSLPGRIKLPSGSPSPKLALKGRNAAAAFPGDAAQRPKKPLSSQLPVAPRAVPGLCGPSNTSGAKAQVPRKRCWEPRPLPASPRLPEPIPGQEPWGSGENTGTPGRDSGGSAAASLVLAKLKAFLSASAASQPSSTMASPPAKKLALSDK